Proteins encoded in a region of the Vigna unguiculata cultivar IT97K-499-35 unplaced genomic scaffold, ASM411807v1 contig_612, whole genome shotgun sequence genome:
- the LOC114172491 gene encoding uncharacterized protein LOC114172491, with the protein MAPRPPPPPIPNPDSSHLVGTIEAMLAAMQQQNANMVNQHNLALQQMESARLAAETTQQRHLEALHQLGENRSAAGSSQAPPPRVQEWSLEDFLKHHPSRFDGKTTPDEADQWMRDMERIFEAKRCPSESRLAYSEYLLAGEAVHWWSSMKMMLEDSRETITWELFKKKFYAEYFPDSVRYAKEMEFLQLMQGEMSVSEYAEKFKHLGRFHTLKMAEDWQCRKFENGLRGDLKLMVTPLSIKEFPALVEKARVMEKLKAEVEAQQRSQQKVGGPSGSTSRQDDRRKPYSRPPPLGSRRFSPQPHQSPQHLSPRPRCFQCGGPHMRSACPQLGSRRMCYKCGQEGHIIRDCPTGRSTMPRLSTQSQPQQTRGSARPQAAGRVYAMMGTEANRAGNLVFGSCMIDGRSLYVLYDSGATHSFVSESIVLELSLPAKELQYDLVVSTPASGLIRTSTVCARCRIEVKGRQYRVNLICLPLEGLDVILGMDWLSANHILIDCKEKRVMFPSSEDEVVLVSSQQVDQAIQEGSQCFLILTQLSVEKEGGHLETTVVREFSDVFPDEVPGLPPSREIEFSIDLVPGAGPVSIAPYRMAPAELAELKKQIEELLEK; encoded by the coding sequence ATGGCACCTagacctcctcctcctcctattCCTAACCCGGATAGCTCTCACTTGGTGGGGACTATTGAGGCGATGTTGGCAGCCATGCAGCAGCAGAATGCTAACATGGTGAACCAACACAACTTGGCCTTGCAGCAGATGGAGTCTGCTAGACTCGCAGCAGAGACCACCCAACAGAGGCACTTGGAAGCCTTACATCAGCTAGGAGAGAATCGATCTGCGGCTGGATCTTCCCAAGCTCCACCACCACGAGTGCAAGAGTGGAGTTTGGAGGACTTTCTCAAGCATCATCCTTCCCGCTTTGATGGCAAGACCACTCCAGATGAGGCAGATCAGTGGATGCGAGATATGGAGAGGATTTTTGAGGCCAAAAGATGTCCATCAGAGAGTAGACTGGCCTATTCTGAGTACTTGCTAGCCGGAGAGGCTGTTCATTGGTGGTCTAGCATGAAGATGATGTTAGAAGACAGTAGGGAGACCATCACTTGGGAGCTATTCAAGAAGAAGTTCTATGCTGAGTACTTCCCAGACAGTGTGAGGTATGCCAAGGAAATGGAGTTTTTACAGTTGATGCAAGGAGAGATGTCTGTATCCGAGTATGCAGAAAAGTTCAAGCACTTGGGCAGATTCCACACCTTGAAGATGGCAGAAGACTGGCAGTGtaggaagtttgagaatgggTTGAGAGGTGATCTCAAACTCATGGTGACTCCACTTTCTATAAAGGAGTTCCCCGCTTTAGTAGAAAAAGCAAGAGTAATGGAGAAGCTGAAAGCGGAAGTCGAGGCTCAACAGCGGTCTCAACAGAAGGTgggaggaccatctgggtccacgAGCCGACAGGATGATAGGAGGAAACCCTACTCTAGACCTCCGCCTCTGGGGTCTAGGAGATTCTCACCACAGCCACATCAGTCCCCTCAGCACCTTTCTCCCCGACCTCGGTGTTTTCAGTGCGGAGGGCCCCACATGAGGAGCGCTTGTCCTCAGCTTGGTAGTAGGCGAATGTGTTATAAATGTGGCCAGGAGGGTCACATTATCAGGGATTGTCCCACTGGCAGGAGCACAATGCCAAGACTTTCGACACAGTCACAGCCACAGCAGACACGAGGAAGTGCTAGACCTCAGGCAGCTGGCCGAGTATATGCCATGATGGGCACAGAGGCGAACAGAGCAGGTAACCTCGTCTTTGGATCTTGCATGATTGATGGTAGGAGCCTATATGTACTATACGATTcaggagcgacacactcttttgtgtcggAGTCTATAGTGTTGGAGTTGAGTCTTCCGGCAAAGGAGCTCCAGTATGACCTGGTGGTATCCACGCCTGCTTCTGGGTTGATCAGAACCTCAACCGTGTGTGCTAGGTGTAGGATTGAGGTTAAGGGACGCCAATACCGGGTAAATCTGATCTGTTTACCTTTGGAGGGCTTAgatgtgatcttgggaatggattggctatCTGCTAATCACATTCTCATCGATTGCAAAGAGAAGAGGGTGATGTTTCCCAGCTCAGAGGATGAGGTTGTGTTGGTGTCCTCACAACAGGTGGATCAAGCCATCCAAGAGGGATCTCAGTGTTTCTTGATTCTAACTCAACTATCTGTTGAGAAGGAAGGCGGACACCTTGAGACGACAGTGGTGAGGGAATTCTCTGATGTTTTCCCTGATGAGGTACCCGGCTTGCCCCCATCCAGAGAAATcgagttctctattgatctgGTACCTGGGGCAGGGCCAGTATCAATAGCACCTTACAGGATGGCTCCTGCTGAACTGGCAGAGTTGAAAAAGCAGATTGAGGAACTGCTAGAGAAATAA